A genomic segment from Propionibacteriaceae bacterium ZF39 encodes:
- a CDS encoding Hsp70 family protein, whose amino-acid sequence MDLGVDFGTTRSLSAVADRGNYPVVGLTDDLGDAHDWFPSVVALASGRLVHGFAALVAAEHGAPSVRSFKRAMASPEFGPDTLMRLGPAEFPVVMVIESHLRALRDALATAGADPARATNTVIAVPAHAHGAQRFWTLECFRRAGFDVTAMMNEPSAAGFEYTHRQPRTISSRRTRLIVYDLGGGTFDASLVSVDGTSHEVLDSLGLNSLGGDDFDGVLAELALTNAGLTAADLGDTDRDQLLIACREAKERLSPQTRRIALDVGTHEVSVRVDDFYAAATPLVEATLEAMSPLLGGLDSATDLSEVAGLYLVGGASGLPLVPRLLRERFGRRVHRSPYPAASTAIGLAIAADRQSGFSINEQLSRGFGVFREGEGGRTLHFDPILERTEHVPQTGERVVVRRYRAAHNLGLFRFVEYAQLDPAGNPRGDVVPFGQILFPFDTDLQGRENDPALHIERRDAGPEIEERYVIDPNGIVTVQITDLDTGYRLEESLS is encoded by the coding sequence ATGGATCTGGGCGTCGATTTCGGGACCACTCGCAGCCTGAGCGCGGTCGCCGACCGGGGCAATTATCCGGTCGTGGGCCTCACCGACGACCTCGGTGATGCCCATGACTGGTTCCCGTCGGTCGTGGCCCTGGCCTCGGGGCGGCTCGTCCATGGCTTCGCGGCCCTGGTCGCCGCCGAACACGGTGCGCCGAGCGTCCGATCGTTCAAGCGGGCGATGGCCTCCCCGGAGTTCGGCCCGGACACCCTGATGCGCCTCGGCCCGGCGGAATTCCCCGTGGTGATGGTGATCGAGTCCCACCTGCGGGCGCTGCGGGACGCCCTGGCCACCGCCGGGGCGGATCCGGCCCGGGCCACCAACACCGTCATCGCAGTCCCCGCCCACGCCCACGGTGCCCAGCGGTTCTGGACTCTCGAGTGTTTCCGGCGGGCCGGGTTCGATGTCACGGCCATGATGAACGAGCCCTCGGCCGCCGGGTTCGAATACACCCACCGCCAGCCCCGCACCATCAGCTCCCGGCGCACCCGCCTCATCGTCTATGACCTGGGCGGCGGCACCTTCGACGCCTCCCTTGTCAGCGTCGACGGTACGAGCCACGAGGTTCTTGACTCCCTCGGGCTGAACTCCCTCGGTGGCGACGATTTCGATGGCGTACTCGCCGAGCTCGCCCTCACCAACGCCGGCCTGACGGCCGCCGACCTAGGCGACACTGACCGCGATCAGCTCCTGATCGCCTGCCGCGAGGCCAAGGAGCGGCTGTCACCCCAGACCCGCCGCATCGCTCTCGACGTCGGCACCCACGAGGTCAGCGTGCGGGTGGATGATTTCTACGCCGCGGCCACGCCGCTGGTGGAGGCGACGCTCGAGGCGATGAGTCCCCTGCTCGGCGGCCTGGACAGCGCGACGGATCTCAGCGAGGTGGCCGGGCTCTATCTCGTCGGCGGCGCCTCAGGACTGCCGCTGGTGCCGCGCCTGCTCCGCGAACGCTTCGGCCGGCGGGTCCATCGATCGCCCTATCCGGCCGCGTCAACCGCCATCGGCCTGGCCATCGCCGCCGACCGGCAATCGGGGTTCTCGATCAACGAACAGCTGTCCCGTGGCTTCGGTGTGTTCCGCGAGGGCGAGGGCGGGCGTACGCTCCACTTCGACCCCATCCTGGAACGCACCGAGCATGTCCCCCAGACCGGCGAGCGGGTCGTGGTGCGCCGCTATCGGGCGGCCCACAACCTGGGGCTGTTCCGCTTCGTCGAGTACGCCCAGCTCGACCCGGCCGGCAATCCCCGCGGGGATGTGGTCCCGTTCGGGCAGATCCTCTTCCCGTTCGACACCGACCTGCAGGGACGCGAGAACGACCCGGCGCTCCACATCGAGCGCCGGGACGCCGGTCCCGAGATCGAGGAACGCTATGTGATCGACCCCAACGGGATCGTCACGGTGCAGATCACCGATCTCGACACCGGCTATCGGCTCGAGGAATCCCTCAGCTGA
- a CDS encoding D-arabinono-1,4-lactone oxidase has translation MEICLDQLPTANWCDSHALVERDRNTAVGDPFDVSELVRTSEHRLQILGSRYSYPDLIEGHDGLGVHLRSSRRILGQEDATITVTGDCTLTEVWEHLRADRRTLPICPPVITTQTVAGAIGTGTHAQGTREGLFADTVVEFEFVDASGRWHRIGRDDPAFGAFQLHLGSLGLITSVTLATESNRNYVCHKYTTSGDELRAGFGAWNERSEHVKVWWFTEEDRAHVWEVTPTAGLMPQAADATAHTDLNQVLADTQARMGRDLRSDDRQLASQRTVGRFYDYSDATGDLVEIFRNGIPAPQINMEVGVPLERFEAAADDLRRVLADSAYQLHYPVILRPTGASDAWLAAAYDRPTCWFGFVVYQRADGTVADGSIELLGELQAALSAHEGLPHWGKYFDPRFYDFASLPRWADFAGVRRQFDPDGRFLNPKLAEILGA, from the coding sequence GTGGAGATCTGTCTTGACCAACTGCCGACCGCCAATTGGTGCGATTCGCACGCGCTGGTCGAGCGGGACCGCAACACGGCCGTGGGCGACCCCTTCGATGTGTCCGAGCTGGTGCGCACGAGCGAACACCGGCTCCAGATCCTGGGCTCCCGCTACAGCTATCCCGACCTGATCGAGGGACACGACGGCCTCGGGGTGCACCTGCGCAGCTCCCGCCGCATCCTCGGCCAGGAGGATGCCACGATCACCGTCACCGGCGACTGCACGCTGACCGAGGTGTGGGAACACCTGCGCGCCGACCGGCGTACGCTGCCGATCTGCCCGCCGGTCATCACCACCCAGACGGTCGCCGGTGCCATCGGCACCGGCACCCACGCCCAGGGCACCCGCGAAGGACTCTTCGCCGACACCGTGGTCGAGTTCGAGTTCGTCGACGCCTCCGGTCGCTGGCACCGGATCGGTCGCGACGACCCGGCCTTCGGGGCCTTCCAGCTCCATCTCGGTTCGCTGGGCCTCATCACCTCGGTGACGCTGGCCACGGAGAGCAACCGCAACTATGTCTGCCACAAATACACGACCTCCGGCGACGAGCTCCGGGCCGGATTCGGTGCCTGGAACGAGCGCTCCGAGCACGTGAAGGTCTGGTGGTTCACGGAGGAAGACCGCGCCCACGTCTGGGAGGTCACCCCCACCGCGGGCCTCATGCCCCAGGCCGCCGATGCGACCGCCCACACCGACCTCAACCAGGTTCTCGCCGATACCCAGGCGCGCATGGGCCGGGATCTCCGCAGCGACGATCGCCAGCTCGCCTCGCAGCGCACGGTCGGCCGGTTCTATGACTACAGCGACGCCACCGGCGACCTGGTCGAGATCTTCCGCAACGGCATCCCGGCCCCGCAGATCAACATGGAAGTCGGCGTGCCCCTCGAACGCTTCGAGGCCGCCGCCGACGACCTCCGCCGCGTGCTCGCCGACTCGGCGTACCAACTGCACTATCCGGTCATCCTCCGCCCGACCGGGGCGAGCGACGCGTGGCTCGCGGCGGCGTACGACCGCCCGACCTGCTGGTTCGGCTTCGTCGTCTATCAGCGCGCCGACGGCACGGTCGCCGACGGGTCGATCGAACTCCTGGGCGAGCTCCAGGCCGCCCTGTCCGCTCACGAGGGGCTGCCGCACTGGGGCAAGTATTTCGACCCTCGCTTCTATGACTTCGCCTCGCTGCCGCGCTGGGCGGATTTCGCGGGCGTACGCCGACAGTTCGATCCCGACGGTCGTTTCCTCAACCCGAAGCTCGCCGAAATCCTGGGCGCCTGA
- a CDS encoding MBL fold metallo-hydrolase has translation MTPVSLTFLGAVGTVTGSKYLLTIGDRRVLVDAGMFQGEKQWRELNWAEFPVDPATVTDVLLTHAHTDHASYLPALVRNGFSGPIWATEGTRRLAEIVLRDAGKLQEMAAAEANEGGWSKHSPALALYDSTDVENTLPLFRRVEWDTPIDLGDGLSATYVRSGHILGSASVHVQVDDADVLFSGDVGRHDHPILKPREIPPGARFVLIESTYGDREHPEPEGHAHEDFAAAIRSTVAAGGEVIVPAFAIDRTEAVLRSLTEMYRDGRIPSVPVIVDGPMALAALDVYRDESLGELRDDIDVEDFTGLPHLSEVRSGRDSKKLNRRSGPRIIVSSSGMAEGGRVLHHLARALPDPKNTVVLTGFQAEGTRGRALEEGAKQVKINGRYVKVRARIVRDREFSVHGDCSDLLDWLRDLDAEPETVFVTHGEPEVAASFADRITDEFGWSAVVPRYGEVVTLNAPADAEDEDTDEDTAGAEADSGEDR, from the coding sequence ATGACTCCAGTGAGCCTGACTTTCCTCGGCGCGGTCGGCACCGTGACCGGTTCCAAATACCTGCTCACCATCGGCGACCGGCGCGTCCTCGTCGACGCGGGCATGTTCCAGGGCGAGAAGCAGTGGCGCGAGCTCAACTGGGCGGAGTTCCCGGTCGATCCGGCCACGGTCACCGACGTCCTGCTCACCCATGCCCACACCGACCATGCGAGCTATCTCCCGGCGCTGGTCCGCAATGGCTTCTCGGGCCCGATCTGGGCGACCGAGGGTACGCGGCGCCTCGCTGAGATCGTCCTGCGCGATGCCGGCAAGCTGCAGGAAATGGCTGCCGCCGAGGCCAATGAGGGCGGCTGGTCGAAACACTCCCCCGCTCTGGCGCTGTATGACAGCACCGACGTCGAGAACACGCTGCCGCTGTTCCGACGCGTGGAGTGGGACACCCCGATCGACCTGGGCGACGGGCTCAGCGCGACCTACGTGCGCTCGGGTCACATCCTCGGATCGGCCAGCGTGCATGTGCAAGTCGACGACGCCGACGTGCTGTTCTCCGGCGATGTCGGTCGGCACGACCACCCGATCCTCAAGCCGCGCGAGATCCCGCCGGGGGCCCGGTTCGTGCTCATCGAGTCGACCTACGGCGACCGCGAACACCCCGAGCCCGAGGGCCACGCCCACGAGGATTTCGCGGCTGCCATCCGATCGACGGTGGCCGCCGGCGGCGAGGTGATCGTGCCGGCGTTCGCGATCGACCGCACCGAGGCGGTGCTCCGTTCCCTCACGGAGATGTATCGCGACGGCCGCATCCCCAGCGTCCCCGTCATCGTCGACGGACCGATGGCTCTGGCGGCCCTTGATGTCTATCGCGATGAGTCGCTGGGGGAATTGCGCGACGACATCGATGTCGAGGACTTCACGGGGCTCCCCCACCTCAGCGAGGTCCGATCGGGCCGCGACTCCAAGAAGCTCAACCGGCGCAGCGGCCCGCGCATCATCGTGTCCTCGTCAGGCATGGCGGAGGGTGGCCGGGTGCTGCATCACCTGGCCCGGGCCCTGCCCGATCCGAAGAACACGGTGGTCCTGACGGGCTTCCAGGCGGAGGGTACGCGGGGCCGCGCCCTCGAGGAGGGTGCGAAGCAGGTCAAGATCAACGGCCGTTATGTGAAGGTGCGAGCCAGGATCGTGCGCGATCGCGAGTTCTCGGTGCACGGTGACTGCTCCGACCTGCTCGACTGGCTGCGCGACCTGGATGCCGAGCCCGAGACCGTCTTCGTGACCCACGGCGAGCCGGAGGTCGCGGCCTCCTTCGCCGATCGCATCACCGACGAATTCGGCTGGTCGGCGGTCGTGCCGCGTTATGGCGAAGTGGTCACGCTCAACGCACCCGCCGACGCGGAAGACGAGGACACGGACGAGGACACCGCCGGGGCCGAGGCCGATTCCGGCGAGGACCGCTGA
- a CDS encoding AEC family transporter, producing MGVLLALANVIVPVLVVAGTGFLLGRIFPLDPSTISKISLYGLTPALCLATLLTTQVSGQVGVTLVAAYVVVCLLGAGIGGLLTPRVPGPTRRGVMVSLAISNSGNMGLPIALFALGQAGFEQSVLIFLASVVLGFIVGPLLFGAGGGVGKAVIGLFKLPAIWAIVLALVMRLFGLQLPTGVMRGVEMLSGATLPMVLLALGIQLGATSRVTVNRPVITASLLRVFGMPVLSLGIGLLFGLRGVPLQALVLSGAMPTAVNAFLLALEYKGDVRTVADTVTITTLLSFASAAVVTALLPFVPQ from the coding sequence ATGGGAGTCCTGCTGGCGCTCGCGAACGTCATCGTTCCGGTCCTGGTCGTCGCCGGAACCGGTTTTCTCCTGGGGCGCATTTTCCCCCTCGATCCGAGCACGATCAGCAAGATCAGCCTCTATGGCCTGACGCCCGCGCTGTGCCTCGCGACCCTGCTCACGACCCAGGTGTCGGGCCAGGTCGGGGTGACGCTGGTGGCCGCCTATGTCGTCGTGTGCCTCCTGGGTGCGGGGATCGGTGGCCTGCTCACACCGCGGGTGCCGGGACCGACCCGTCGCGGCGTGATGGTCAGCCTGGCGATTTCCAACAGCGGCAACATGGGCCTGCCGATCGCCCTCTTCGCGCTCGGGCAGGCCGGTTTCGAGCAGAGCGTCCTCATCTTTCTCGCCTCGGTCGTCCTCGGGTTCATCGTCGGCCCGCTGCTGTTCGGCGCCGGAGGGGGAGTCGGGAAGGCCGTCATCGGCCTGTTCAAGCTGCCCGCCATCTGGGCCATCGTGCTCGCGCTGGTCATGCGCCTGTTCGGGCTCCAGCTCCCCACCGGTGTCATGCGCGGTGTCGAGATGCTGTCGGGCGCGACGCTGCCGATGGTCCTGCTCGCCCTCGGCATCCAGCTCGGCGCGACCTCACGCGTGACGGTCAACCGTCCGGTGATCACCGCCAGCCTGTTGCGGGTCTTCGGAATGCCGGTGTTGTCCCTGGGGATCGGTCTGCTGTTCGGCCTGCGGGGCGTACCCCTGCAGGCCCTGGTGCTCTCCGGCGCCATGCCGACGGCCGTCAATGCGTTTCTGCTCGCGCTCGAATACAAGGGCGATGTCCGCACCGTGGCCGACACGGTGACGATCACCACCCTGCTGAGTTTCGCCTCTGCCGCCGTTGTGACCGCGCTGCTTCCATTCGTGCCCCAGTGA
- the glpX gene encoding class II fructose-bisphosphatase — MTEQFEHGYSIGTNNLGLDLVRATEAAALAAARWVGRGQKESGDGAAVDAMRAVLGGVRMDGVIVIGEGEKDEAPMLHNGEKVGTGQGPKVDIAVDPVDGTRLLALGMRNSIAVLAAAEGGTMYNPTMCFYMDKLAVGPEAADVIDIEAPIEDNIRKVAKAKGKRPEDVVVAVLNRDRHEELTNAIRAAGARTRMYTDGDVAASVAAASESVKNIDILAGVGGSPEGVVSACAMKALGGRIMAKLWPTSDEERQRTIDAGLDVDRVLDTNDLVSSENTLFVASGITDGDLVDGVHYMPNGGARTHSVVMRSSSGTIRFIEAFHHLDKLNRHAEASGQKLHEL; from the coding sequence ATGACCGAGCAGTTTGAACACGGATACTCGATCGGAACCAACAACCTGGGCCTGGACCTGGTGCGAGCCACCGAGGCGGCAGCGCTGGCAGCGGCGCGCTGGGTCGGACGCGGCCAGAAGGAATCCGGAGACGGCGCCGCGGTTGATGCGATGCGAGCCGTGCTCGGTGGAGTCCGGATGGACGGCGTCATCGTGATCGGCGAGGGCGAGAAGGACGAAGCGCCCATGCTCCACAACGGCGAGAAGGTCGGCACGGGGCAGGGCCCCAAGGTCGATATCGCCGTCGATCCCGTGGACGGCACCCGCCTCCTCGCGCTCGGCATGCGCAACTCGATCGCAGTGCTGGCGGCCGCCGAGGGCGGGACGATGTACAACCCGACCATGTGCTTCTATATGGACAAGCTGGCCGTCGGCCCGGAGGCTGCCGATGTCATCGACATCGAGGCCCCCATCGAGGACAACATCCGGAAGGTCGCCAAGGCCAAGGGCAAGCGGCCCGAGGATGTGGTCGTCGCCGTGCTCAACCGTGACCGGCACGAAGAACTCACCAACGCGATCCGCGCGGCCGGCGCCCGCACGCGGATGTATACGGATGGCGATGTTGCCGCCTCCGTCGCCGCCGCCTCCGAGAGCGTGAAGAACATCGACATCCTCGCCGGCGTCGGCGGAAGCCCGGAGGGCGTGGTGTCGGCGTGCGCGATGAAGGCGCTCGGCGGTCGCATCATGGCGAAGCTCTGGCCGACCTCCGATGAGGAGCGTCAGCGCACGATCGACGCCGGGCTCGACGTGGATCGGGTCCTCGACACGAACGACCTGGTGTCCAGCGAGAACACGCTGTTCGTCGCGTCCGGCATCACCGATGGCGACCTGGTCGACGGCGTGCACTACATGCCGAACGGCGGCGCCCGCACCCACTCCGTGGTCATGCGTTCGTCGTCCGGCACCATCCGCTTCATCGAAGCGTTCCATCACCTCGACAAGCTCAACCGCCATGCCGAGGCGTCGGGCCAGAAGCTGCACGAGCTCTGA
- a CDS encoding DUF423 domain-containing protein has protein sequence MRHHTTFAVGAVFAAIGVALGAFGAHGLKDLVEPAMLANWETGVRYQMYAALALMALGLRPEQRRAPWPILVGGIIFSGTLCLMALTGMRWLGAITPIGGALIIAGLLLAAWDVRRVRRTAPDQVSEAVAEPVSDRN, from the coding sequence ATGCGACACCACACCACGTTTGCCGTCGGAGCAGTCTTCGCCGCGATCGGAGTGGCGCTCGGCGCGTTCGGGGCCCACGGCCTGAAGGACCTGGTCGAGCCCGCGATGCTGGCGAACTGGGAGACGGGTGTGCGCTATCAGATGTACGCCGCACTCGCCCTCATGGCTCTCGGCCTGCGCCCCGAACAGCGGCGGGCGCCGTGGCCGATCCTCGTGGGCGGCATCATTTTCAGCGGCACGCTCTGCCTGATGGCGCTCACCGGGATGCGCTGGCTGGGAGCGATCACGCCGATCGGCGGTGCGCTGATCATCGCCGGCCTGCTGCTGGCGGCCTGGGACGTGCGCCGCGTACGCCGAACGGCCCCCGACCAGGTGTCGGAGGCCGTTGCGGAGCCGGTCAGCGACCGGAACTGA
- the ric gene encoding iron-sulfur cluster repair di-iron protein, translating to MSVQTTATLLGDLVSANPNAARVLDAHGLDYCCGGRRSLADACAEADIDADAVLNDLSAAPEATGVDATALDNAELIDHIVSIHHEYLWREMPRLTELANKVARVHGGNHAELREVQKTYQALVLDLTDHLMTEEQEQFPAIKADRADLSETGVAKLMGEHDVAGELLARLRELTDGYTVPADGCASYQALYAGLAELETDLHTHIHKENNILFPRLLSNA from the coding sequence ATGTCTGTGCAGACCACGGCCACGCTGCTGGGTGATTTGGTCTCGGCCAATCCCAATGCCGCCCGCGTGCTGGATGCGCACGGCCTGGACTATTGCTGCGGCGGCCGGCGTTCGCTCGCGGATGCCTGCGCCGAGGCCGACATCGACGCCGACGCCGTGCTGAACGACCTCTCGGCGGCCCCCGAGGCCACCGGCGTCGACGCCACCGCCCTCGACAACGCCGAGCTGATCGACCACATCGTCTCGATCCATCACGAATACCTGTGGCGCGAGATGCCGCGCCTGACCGAGCTGGCCAACAAGGTCGCCCGCGTCCACGGCGGCAACCATGCCGAACTGCGCGAGGTCCAGAAGACCTATCAGGCCTTGGTGCTGGATCTGACCGATCACCTCATGACTGAGGAGCAGGAGCAGTTCCCGGCCATCAAGGCGGACCGGGCCGACCTCTCCGAGACCGGGGTGGCGAAGCTCATGGGCGAACACGACGTGGCGGGCGAGCTGCTCGCCAGGCTGCGCGAACTCACCGACGGCTACACGGTCCCCGCCGATGGCTGCGCGTCCTATCAGGCGCTGTACGCGGGGCTCGCCGAGCTCGAGACCGACCTGCACACCCATATCCACAAGGAGAACAACATCCTGTTCCCCCGCCTGCTGAGCAACGCCTGA
- a CDS encoding SDR family NAD(P)-dependent oxidoreductase, with the protein MSRVVAVFGGRSEIGHAIATRLAAGNTVALLARPGSLDTEVAACRAAGAQRVIPIEFDADDTDSHDDLVARVEAEAGPIDIAVLAFGILGDQADAERDHRAAVRILHTDFVAQASLLTVLAERMRQRGTGTLVAFSSVAGVRVRRANYVYGSAKAGLDGFASGLADALHSSGVRLVIARPGFVIGRMTEGMEPAPFSSTPDQVADAVVAEIESGKRVELWIPWQLKAMFSVSPFIPRAVWRRMPR; encoded by the coding sequence ATGAGCCGCGTCGTCGCCGTCTTCGGTGGGCGCAGTGAGATCGGCCACGCCATCGCCACGCGCCTGGCGGCCGGCAACACGGTCGCGCTGCTCGCCCGCCCCGGGTCGCTCGACACCGAGGTGGCCGCCTGCCGCGCAGCCGGCGCCCAGCGGGTGATCCCGATCGAGTTCGATGCCGATGACACCGACTCCCACGACGACCTCGTCGCCCGGGTCGAGGCCGAGGCCGGCCCGATCGACATCGCGGTCCTGGCGTTCGGGATCCTGGGCGACCAGGCCGACGCCGAGCGCGACCACCGGGCCGCCGTACGCATCCTCCACACCGACTTCGTCGCCCAGGCCAGCCTGCTCACGGTCCTGGCCGAGCGCATGCGGCAGCGCGGGACCGGCACCCTCGTCGCGTTCTCCTCGGTCGCCGGGGTCCGCGTCCGTCGCGCCAACTATGTCTACGGTTCGGCCAAGGCCGGGCTGGACGGGTTCGCCTCGGGCCTGGCCGACGCGCTGCACAGTTCTGGCGTACGCCTGGTCATCGCGCGCCCCGGTTTCGTCATCGGGCGCATGACCGAGGGCATGGAGCCCGCCCCGTTCTCCTCGACCCCGGATCAGGTGGCCGATGCCGTCGTCGCCGAGATCGAGTCGGGCAAGCGGGTGGAGCTGTGGATCCCGTGGCAGCTGAAGGCGATGTTCTCGGTCTCCCCGTTCATCCCGCGCGCCGTCTGGCGCCGGATGCCCCGCTGA
- a CDS encoding PAC2 family protein: MLDPVSLFEFESHIDRRTVHARKLVVTLGSRDAGHTQRIIDTHLLNTLPNHVLGRVDTDQVLDYAATRPVIAFDRDHFSDYHAPEITLHHVTDAAEQPFLMLTGPEPNLQWERLARTVDYLIDQFDIDETLIVHGVPAPAPHTRPIFVSRYAEQTDLVPINETVPMAFEMPASFTSLLTVRLGERGHKVTGLVAHVPHYLAAGDSPEGALALLEKLERQARLTLPAGRLPESVMVMRGKVDEEVADSEEAQEMVAQLEAQYDHFMEGRSLTRGVDVPTADEIGEQVEDFLRGLGD, from the coding sequence ATGCTGGATCCCGTCAGCCTGTTCGAGTTCGAGTCACACATCGACCGGCGGACCGTGCACGCCCGGAAGCTGGTCGTCACGCTCGGCAGCCGCGACGCCGGTCATACGCAGCGCATCATCGACACCCACCTGCTGAACACACTGCCGAATCACGTGCTCGGCCGCGTCGATACCGACCAGGTGCTCGACTACGCGGCCACCCGACCGGTGATCGCCTTCGATCGGGACCACTTCAGCGATTATCACGCGCCCGAGATCACGCTCCACCACGTCACCGACGCAGCCGAACAGCCGTTCCTCATGCTCACCGGCCCGGAGCCGAACCTGCAGTGGGAGCGCCTCGCCCGCACCGTCGACTACCTGATCGACCAGTTCGACATCGACGAGACGCTGATCGTGCATGGCGTCCCCGCGCCGGCGCCGCACACGCGGCCCATCTTCGTGAGCCGGTACGCCGAGCAGACCGACCTCGTGCCGATCAACGAGACCGTGCCGATGGCGTTCGAGATGCCCGCGAGCTTCACGAGCCTGCTCACGGTCCGGCTCGGCGAGCGCGGCCACAAGGTCACCGGACTGGTGGCCCATGTCCCCCACTATCTCGCCGCCGGCGACTCGCCCGAGGGTGCCCTCGCCCTGCTCGAGAAGCTGGAACGCCAGGCGCGGCTGACCCTCCCGGCCGGCCGCCTGCCCGAATCGGTGATGGTGATGCGCGGCAAGGTCGACGAGGAAGTGGCCGACTCCGAGGAGGCCCAGGAGATGGTGGCCCAGCTCGAGGCCCAGTACGACCATTTCATGGAAGGTCGCAGCCTGACCCGGGGCGTCGACGTCCCGACCGCCGACGAGATCGGGGAGCAGGTCGAGGACTTCCTGCGGGGATTGGGAGACTGA
- a CDS encoding maleylpyruvate isomerase family mycothiol-dependent enzyme, protein MNKTAAYMPADLNRLERETGMLLATVESLSEDEMRAPSLCEGWTRAHVVAHMIGLAGGLGNLVTWAVTGTETPMYSCPEDRDAQIEDLAKMSAAELKQELREATAGFQALAGQLRNTKLATEEVSLPSGPFNAYAIPALWTTEVLVHHNDLDTLWKLDEGDMDALEDALELAMAKLSKRDDWPGLTVITDEGENYTIGDGATTLKGGRDAIIGWVTRGLTDGLRYEGELPERPKYA, encoded by the coding sequence ATGAACAAGACTGCTGCGTACATGCCCGCTGACCTGAACCGGCTCGAGCGCGAGACCGGCATGCTCCTGGCCACCGTCGAGAGCCTCTCGGAGGACGAGATGCGCGCCCCGTCCCTCTGTGAGGGCTGGACGCGTGCCCATGTGGTCGCCCACATGATCGGTCTCGCCGGGGGCCTCGGCAACCTCGTGACCTGGGCCGTCACCGGCACCGAGACGCCGATGTATTCCTGCCCCGAGGATCGTGACGCCCAGATCGAGGACCTCGCCAAGATGTCTGCGGCCGAGCTCAAGCAGGAACTCCGCGAGGCGACCGCCGGCTTCCAGGCGCTCGCCGGCCAGCTGCGCAACACCAAGCTCGCCACGGAGGAGGTCAGCCTGCCGTCCGGGCCGTTCAACGCGTACGCCATCCCGGCGCTGTGGACGACCGAGGTGCTCGTCCACCACAACGACCTCGACACGCTCTGGAAGCTGGACGAGGGCGACATGGACGCGCTCGAGGACGCCCTCGAACTCGCCATGGCGAAGCTGTCCAAGCGCGACGACTGGCCCGGGCTGACCGTCATCACCGACGAGGGCGAGAACTACACCATCGGCGACGGCGCGACGACTCTCAAGGGTGGCCGCGACGCCATCATCGGCTGGGTGACGCGCGGTCTCACCGACGGTCTGCGCTATGAGGGCGAGCTGCCCGAACGCCCGAAGTATGCGTGA
- a CDS encoding glutathione peroxidase, with translation MTSLHDFSAARIDGTDQDLSDYAGKVVLVVNTASQCGLTPHYAGLQALHEKYADQGLAVLGFPCNQFGAQEPGAEDEIAQFCETNYAVTFPMFAKVDVNGPDSHPVFAWLRSERAEGKGTPPERFAAHLANQPRGENGDWLEWNFTKFLVGKDGRVIDRYLPTETPESLAGDIEAALAE, from the coding sequence ATGACTTCGCTCCATGACTTCTCCGCCGCTCGCATCGACGGCACCGACCAGGACCTGTCGGACTATGCCGGCAAGGTCGTGCTTGTGGTGAACACCGCCAGCCAGTGTGGATTGACGCCGCACTATGCGGGGCTGCAGGCCCTGCATGAGAAGTACGCCGACCAGGGTCTCGCCGTCCTCGGGTTCCCGTGCAATCAGTTCGGCGCCCAGGAACCAGGGGCGGAAGACGAGATCGCCCAGTTCTGCGAGACCAACTATGCGGTGACCTTCCCGATGTTCGCGAAGGTCGATGTCAACGGCCCCGATTCCCATCCCGTGTTCGCCTGGCTGCGCTCGGAGCGGGCCGAGGGGAAGGGTACGCCCCCGGAGCGGTTCGCAGCCCACCTCGCCAACCAGCCGCGGGGCGAGAACGGCGACTGGCTCGAGTGGAACTTCACCAAGTTCCTGGTCGGCAAGGACGGCCGGGTGATCGACCGCTACCTGCCGACCGAGACCCCGGAGTCCCTGGCCGGCGACATCGAGGCTGCGCTCGCCGAGTGA